A stretch of Acropora muricata isolate sample 2 chromosome 7, ASM3666990v1, whole genome shotgun sequence DNA encodes these proteins:
- the LOC136922615 gene encoding F-box only protein 16-like — MSVRAFDFTSSAYAKTKSFKAKENVASASKIKEKRNSENHLPGVKSSWTPLKQDLNEKLFDERKELVSNWFDRWSDAQRRTILEILLSKCKNSQLQYTFSLIDNKIPITHVDFTRKLPRVISLYIFSFLDPRSLCRCAQVCWFWKYLSELDQIWMPKCFKFGWILPFVPTPFEHGVWKRHYLESVMGLQYIRPKSPPRSPNGPVEKGISQSQSQGSLFKKTNKKPTAHEIPPWRGPDPHPTDIKRKLSSEAPGGGCRRCHMSSHSENNDKHEHSHKKGTTAKSTKPRIRPANINLAPESEQSGSKFNTRTGRPDWAVQSSISPVRVTRPPPPEIKPSAQSMGNSRGARDPPVEDLFKSQPWRRPVDYDDSD, encoded by the exons ATGTCAGTTAGGGCTTTTGACTTTACTTCCAGCGCTTATGCTAAAACCAAGAGTTTTAAGGCGAAGGAAAACGTAGCATCGGCTTCGAAAATCAAGGAGAAACGAAACTCTGAAAATCATCTACCTGGGGTGAAGAGTTCATGGACGCCACTTAAACAAGATTTAAACGAGAAG CTATTTGATGAGAGGAAAGAACTTGTCAGCAACTGG TTTGACAGGTGGTCTGATGCTCAAAGACGAACGATTCTAGAAATTCTTTTATCAAAATGCAAGAATTCACAGCTTCAGTATACATTCTCATTGATCGACAATAAAATACCCATCACCCATGTGGACTTTACAAGGAAACTCCCTCGAGTGATATCACTTtacattttttcatttctcgACCCTCGGAGCCTTTGTCGTTGTGCTCAAGTCTGTTGGTTTTGGAAGTATTTGTCAGAACTTGATCAAATCTGGATGCCAAAGTGTTTCAAGTTTGGATGGATTTTGCCATTTGTCCCAACTCCATTTGAACACGGAGTATGGAAGAGACATTACTTGGAGAGTGTAATGGGATTGCAGTATATTAGACCAAAG TCTCCGCCAAGATCTCCCAATGGCCCTGTAGAAAAAGGAATATCTCAAAGCCAAAGTCAAGGGAGTTTATTTAAGAAGACAAATAAAAAGCCAACAGCCCATGAAATTCCACCCTGGAGAGGGCCTGATCCACACCCTACTGACATCAAGAGAAAGCTCTCAAGTGAAGCCCCTGGTGGGGGATGCAG ACGTTGCCATATGTCGTCACACTCAGAGAACAATGATAAACATGAACACTCACACAAGAAAGGAACCACAGCAAAATCAACAAAACCCAGAATACGACCTGCTAAT ATAAACCTCGCCCCGGAATCTGAACAGAGTGGTAGCAAGTTTAACACGAGAACAGGTAGACCAGATTGGGCAGTGCAGTCATCCATTTCACCTGTTAGGGTAACTCGACCCCCACCCCCAGAAATAAAACCTTCAGCGCAATCCATGGGAAACTCCAGAGGAGCAAGGGATCCTCCAG TTGAGGACTTATTCAAAAGCCAGCCGTGGAGAAGACCGGTAGACTACGACGATTCAGATTAG